From Hydractinia symbiolongicarpus strain clone_291-10 chromosome 12, HSymV2.1, whole genome shotgun sequence, one genomic window encodes:
- the LOC130621691 gene encoding poly(rC)-binding protein 1-like — protein sequence MAEEKLELHFIILSQDAGGIIGREGRNIRQMRDESGANINISGSAGVERILNIKGTASEIKAAVHMTSEKLQEVSSTGTSDYVPPVTMRLLVPNSQCGPLIGKGGTRIKEIREISGATITIPSETLPGSSERSVTLAGSPEALGNCVAKICEVFEEFPARQNNVQYYPHMFPRSMGPPQVSMMSGQLSFTGLSRRSEQRVRLPSSVIGSLIGKGGCHINEIRQFSGATVQVEESKKDNRMSDVIIAGTPEAVSCATFLINARISAGRQASRNRRTGMREEGEERRGRGQRSDSNEYSRE from the exons ATGGCTGAAGAGAAACTTGAGCTACACTTCATCATACTGAGCCAG GATGCTGGTGGAATCATTGGAAgg GAAGGAAGAAACATCCGTCAAATGAGAGATGag AGTGGTGCAAATATCAATATATCTGGTAGTGCAGGGGTTGAAAG AATCTTGAATATCAAAGGTACAGCTTCAGAGATAAAAGCTGCAGTTCACATGACAAGTGAAAAACTACAGGAG GTTTCATCGACTGGCACTAGTGATTATGTTCCTCCTGTTACTATGAGACTTCTTGTACCAAACAGCCAATGTGGTCCTTTAATTGGAAAGGGAGGTACAAGGATAAAGGAGATCAGGGAG aTATCAGGAGCTACAATTACT ATTCCTTCAGAGACACTGCCAGGTTCATCAGAAAGATCTGTAACACTAGCTGGCTCACCTGAAGCGCTTGGTAACTGTGTTGCTAAAATATGCGAAGTGTTTGAAGAA TTTCCAGCTCGTCAGAACAATGTGCAATATTATCCTCATATGTTTCCAAGATCAATGGGTCCACCTCAG GTTTCTATGATGAGTGGACAGCTGTCATTTACTG gctTATCGAGAAGAAGTGAACAGAGAGTTCGACTGCCCAGCAGT GTTATTGGTTCATTGATAGGCAAAGGTGGTTGCCATATCAACGAAATCAG ACAATTTTCTGGTGCTACAGTGCAGGTGGAAGAAAGTAAGAAAGATAACCGCATGTCTGATGTGATCATCGCTGGTACACCAGAAGCAGTCAGTTGTGCTACCTTTCTTATAAATGCTAG aaTATCTGCCGGACGCCAAGCTAGTCGTAACCGTCGCACTGGGATGCGAGAAGAAGGCGAAGAACGACGGGGTCGCGGTCAACGAAGTGATAGCAATGAATACAGCAGGGAGTAA